A genomic segment from Pyrodictium occultum encodes:
- a CDS encoding ribbon-helix-helix domain-containing protein produces MRLVTVKMPETYLEGLDELVKMGRYSSRSEAIRIAVRELLKRELWGVPEHPTGFELAPRREPRRVTV; encoded by the coding sequence ATGCGCCTCGTAACCGTGAAGATGCCCGAGACATACCTTGAGGGGCTCGACGAGCTTGTCAAGATGGGCAGGTACAGTAGCCGGAGCGAGGCGATAAGGATAGCCGTCCGCGAGCTGCTCAAGCGCGAGCTATGGGGCGTCCCCGAGCACCCTACCGGCTTCGAGCTCGCCCCGCGGAGGGAGCCCCGCCGCGTAACCGTCTAG
- a CDS encoding ATP/GTP-binding protein gives MQQAVFFVVVVGPAGSGKSHLVDALGDWLEFNELDVARVNLDPAAEWLPYEPDVDVRDYIEARSIMEKHRLGPNGALVASVDMLMNYVDKIRSEVEATKANYVLIDTPGQMELFAFRDTGPYVVREIIAGERAAALFIFDAVFASNPRSLASSLFLALSTRLRLGLPQVNAVSKADLLKPEQMEEIQEQVNSPENLYNALVAGGLDPLMAEAAARSLEALVPEGSTAPAALRFVSALSGYGLDDVYAALQQVLVGGEDFYTEEPSPRL, from the coding sequence GTGCAGCAGGCCGTGTTCTTCGTAGTCGTGGTGGGGCCTGCGGGCAGCGGTAAGTCCCATCTAGTTGACGCACTCGGGGACTGGCTGGAGTTCAACGAGCTTGATGTAGCCCGTGTAAACCTGGACCCGGCGGCGGAGTGGCTCCCCTACGAGCCCGACGTGGACGTGCGCGACTACATAGAAGCTAGGAGCATCATGGAGAAGCACAGGCTCGGCCCCAATGGGGCCCTGGTGGCGTCGGTGGACATGCTGATGAACTACGTGGACAAGATAAGGTCGGAGGTAGAGGCGACCAAGGCTAACTACGTGCTCATAGACACGCCGGGCCAGATGGAGTTATTTGCCTTCCGCGACACCGGGCCCTACGTGGTACGCGAGATAATAGCCGGCGAACGCGCCGCCGCCCTGTTCATATTCGACGCCGTGTTTGCCTCCAACCCGCGCAGCCTAGCCTCCAGCCTCTTCCTGGCCCTCTCAACCAGGCTCCGCCTCGGCCTCCCACAAGTGAACGCGGTCTCTAAAGCCGACCTCCTGAAGCCGGAGCAGATGGAGGAGATCCAGGAGCAGGTTAACAGCCCCGAGAACCTCTACAACGCCCTCGTAGCTGGGGGCCTCGACCCCCTGATGGCTGAGGCGGCGGCGAGGAGCCTCGAAGCACTGGTGCCCGAGGGCTCCACGGCTCCCGCGGCGCTGCGCTTCGTCTCAGCACTCTCGGGCTACGGGCTCGATGATGTCTACGCAGCGCTCCAGCAGGTGCTTGTGGGGGGAGAGGATTTCTACACGGAGGAGCCGAGCCCCCGGCTCTAG
- a CDS encoding thiamine-phosphate synthase family protein, which produces MLPHELAARYIVPSMRALVAHVLREKGLGQERIARLLGVSQPMVSRYLRRKRSEVLRELEEAGALGDEASSVAAVLASRLLQGDYRGYISLFTSYINTLLVRGSLCQLHQRLDPMVPRDCSICSSLFQPGSDPLVLEVEEAVRLFSSAPGAEQLVPNVGSNIVAAAPHASSLQETVGLTGALVRAGDKVVAVGNPAYGGSRHTAQVLLLAKKRWPGIRAVAVIAHSRSCIERLREKGLHVIETGPHRSPERLLEEIAEVLSKTGGPVDAVADLGGQGLEPVIYVFGPNALEAVERALTCLPRGPRSPGQSPGGREP; this is translated from the coding sequence ATGCTCCCGCACGAGCTCGCCGCACGCTATATAGTGCCCTCCATGAGGGCTCTTGTAGCCCATGTGCTCAGGGAGAAGGGGCTAGGCCAGGAGAGGATAGCCAGGCTCCTTGGAGTCTCCCAGCCCATGGTGAGCAGGTACCTGAGGCGGAAGAGGAGTGAGGTGCTCCGCGAGCTCGAGGAGGCCGGCGCCCTCGGAGACGAGGCGTCCTCGGTGGCAGCCGTCCTGGCCTCGAGGCTCCTCCAGGGCGACTATAGGGGCTATATCTCCCTCTTCACGAGCTACATAAACACGCTCCTCGTCCGCGGCTCCCTCTGCCAGCTCCACCAGCGCCTCGACCCCATGGTGCCCCGCGACTGCAGCATATGCTCCAGCCTCTTCCAGCCCGGCAGCGACCCCCTGGTGCTGGAGGTGGAGGAGGCGGTGAGGCTCTTCTCCTCAGCCCCCGGCGCCGAGCAGCTAGTACCCAACGTAGGCTCCAACATAGTCGCAGCGGCCCCCCACGCCTCCTCGTTGCAGGAGACCGTCGGGCTCACCGGGGCCCTAGTCCGGGCCGGGGACAAGGTCGTGGCGGTGGGTAACCCCGCCTACGGGGGGAGCAGGCACACTGCACAGGTGCTTCTCCTGGCCAAGAAGAGGTGGCCCGGCATCCGCGCCGTGGCGGTGATAGCCCACTCGCGGAGCTGCATCGAGAGGCTAAGGGAGAAGGGGCTCCACGTGATCGAAACCGGGCCCCATAGGAGCCCCGAGAGGCTTCTAGAGGAGATAGCGGAGGTGCTCTCCAAGACAGGCGGGCCCGTGGACGCTGTGGCGGACCTGGGCGGCCAGGGCCTCGAGCCCGTGATCTACGTCTTCGGCCCCAACGCCCTAGAGGCCGTGGAGAGGGCGCTCACCTGCCTCCCCCGAGGGCCGCGGAGCCCCGGGCAATCCCCCGGCGGGAGAGAGCCCTAA
- a CDS encoding M20 family metallo-hydrolase, which translates to MPRVLGERDVDKLKSYIVDLYKRFIPVKALPPDLGGRGELERARVLQEELEKLGLRVERFDASDPRAEGGVRPNLLAVLPGRDESRTLWVVAHMDTVPEGDPSLWRSNPYSVVVEGDKVYGRGVEDDGQGIVLALAAAKHLVEKGLEPRVNLGIALVSDEEAGSRYGLIYLLEKGAFGPPETDWFLVPDAGSPDGSKVIVAEKHIAWIRVTVRGRQAHASMPHTGLNAHRLGMMFSLELDRLLHERFTRYDERFEPPVSTFEPTRKEENVGNINTIPGVDTVYWDMRILPSYSLEEVLDTVRAVAYSFSAKTGAGVEVEPVALDEAGEPTRTDSVFVKGFLEAIREARGVEPKPVGIGGGTVARYLRRHGYQAIVWMTCDETAHQPNEYTRLSYVLADVDTLLHYLLNKA; encoded by the coding sequence ATGCCCCGCGTGCTCGGAGAGAGAGATGTAGATAAGCTCAAAAGCTACATAGTGGATCTATACAAGCGCTTCATACCGGTGAAGGCGCTCCCCCCGGACCTCGGGGGCAGAGGCGAGCTGGAGAGGGCCAGGGTGCTTCAAGAGGAGCTGGAGAAGCTGGGCCTCAGAGTAGAGAGGTTTGATGCGAGCGACCCGAGGGCTGAGGGAGGCGTGCGCCCAAACCTGCTCGCAGTCCTCCCCGGCCGCGACGAGAGCCGCACCCTCTGGGTAGTGGCCCACATGGACACGGTGCCGGAGGGTGACCCTAGTCTCTGGAGGAGCAACCCCTACAGCGTGGTGGTGGAGGGCGACAAGGTGTATGGCAGAGGCGTGGAGGATGACGGTCAGGGCATAGTGCTCGCGCTCGCGGCCGCCAAGCACCTGGTGGAGAAGGGCCTCGAGCCCCGGGTAAACCTGGGCATAGCCCTGGTGAGCGACGAGGAGGCGGGCAGCAGGTACGGGCTCATCTACCTCCTCGAGAAGGGGGCTTTCGGCCCGCCTGAGACCGACTGGTTCCTGGTCCCGGATGCCGGGAGCCCCGACGGCTCCAAGGTGATAGTGGCGGAGAAGCATATAGCCTGGATAAGGGTCACGGTGAGGGGGAGGCAGGCCCACGCCAGCATGCCCCACACGGGGCTCAACGCCCACCGCCTAGGAATGATGTTCAGCCTGGAGCTGGACAGGCTGCTGCACGAGAGGTTCACCCGCTACGACGAGAGGTTCGAGCCACCCGTCTCCACCTTCGAGCCCACGAGGAAGGAGGAGAACGTAGGCAACATAAACACTATACCTGGCGTGGACACGGTGTACTGGGATATGAGGATACTCCCAAGCTACAGCCTGGAGGAGGTCCTCGACACGGTGAGGGCCGTGGCCTACAGCTTCTCCGCCAAGACCGGCGCCGGGGTGGAGGTTGAGCCCGTGGCACTCGACGAGGCGGGCGAGCCTACTAGGACGGACAGCGTGTTCGTGAAGGGCTTCCTCGAGGCTATAAGGGAGGCTAGGGGCGTGGAGCCGAAGCCCGTGGGCATAGGGGGCGGCACGGTGGCCCGCTACCTGCGCCGCCACGGCTACCAGGCAATAGTCTGGATGACGTGCGACGAGACGGCCCACCAGCCTAACGAGTACACCCGCCTGAGCTACGTGCTGGCGGACGTGGATACACTCCTACACTACCTGCTCAACAAGGCCTAG
- the dph5 gene encoding diphthine synthase: MPLYIVGAGVSSEYLTLRALQLIGAADKVYIDVYTSIAPGVDRELVRRLNPRAEIVEATRRMLEDEAWRLVEEARERSVVLLVPGDPLHATTHVALLLEARRRGVEAHAVPGVSGLQAAVDATGLQVYRFGKTVTLVYPEEGFKPYSTVETIWANQERGLHTLVLLDLRLDEGRAMAVPEAVSILLELEKELARETGREPQIRSALLAGVARAGTSEQHCVAGTPEEVASASYPPPPHSLVVTAPRLHPVEEEALRLLCGCRSCGRG, translated from the coding sequence TTGCCGCTCTACATCGTGGGTGCGGGCGTCTCCTCGGAGTACCTCACCCTACGGGCGCTCCAGCTGATAGGGGCCGCCGACAAGGTCTACATAGACGTGTATACAAGCATAGCGCCGGGCGTCGACCGGGAGCTTGTGAGGAGGCTCAACCCCCGCGCGGAGATCGTGGAAGCCACCAGGAGGATGCTGGAGGACGAGGCGTGGAGGCTCGTGGAGGAGGCGAGGGAGAGGAGCGTCGTGCTCCTCGTCCCCGGCGACCCGCTGCACGCCACCACCCACGTGGCCCTGCTCCTGGAGGCTAGGAGGAGGGGCGTAGAGGCCCACGCCGTCCCGGGGGTCTCGGGGCTCCAGGCCGCTGTTGACGCCACGGGGCTGCAGGTATACAGGTTCGGGAAGACCGTCACCCTTGTCTACCCCGAGGAGGGGTTCAAGCCCTACAGCACCGTGGAGACCATCTGGGCCAACCAGGAGAGGGGGCTCCACACCCTGGTGCTACTCGACCTAAGGCTCGACGAGGGCCGCGCGATGGCCGTGCCGGAGGCGGTGAGCATCCTTCTGGAGCTGGAGAAGGAGCTCGCCCGGGAGACGGGGCGTGAGCCACAGATACGGAGCGCGCTCCTAGCTGGGGTGGCGAGGGCGGGGACGAGCGAGCAGCACTGCGTCGCGGGGACGCCGGAGGAGGTGGCCTCCGCCAGCTACCCTCCCCCGCCCCATAGCCTTGTGGTGACTGCGCCCAGGCTCCACCCGGTGGAGGAGGAGGCTCTGAGGCTGCTCTGCGGCTGCAGGAGCTGCGGCAGGGGATAG
- a CDS encoding DUF1464 family protein — MGLRSAGVDSGTYSVDIVAIEESDGGFRVVYEEAIPRMLVVKNPGIIVERLSMLVRENNVSSIAVSSGYGVPLKRAQETGREEIRAATFIHRGDEERGLRILGLRRAMELLAESDLPVWFTPGVVQLPTVPEWRKLNKIDMGTSDKVYSAAAALREEVEDRGTPVEEADIIVLEVGYAYTAALALESGRIVDGIGGTAGFTGYMGAGAWDSEVAYLAAFIEPGFSKERLFEGGAAALLGGGWPPPPPEEVAERAARGDERARLVIEALAEAAAKDVLALLASVRPRRVYVTGRWWRVEAFRRALGEKLAPLLSRLGAEATGLGYRGTAKEAALGAALIANGLAGGRYEWIVETLRLRESRGTVFDHIVVGGLSERARRYYGLQR, encoded by the coding sequence TTGGGGCTGAGAAGCGCTGGAGTGGACTCGGGCACATACAGCGTGGACATTGTGGCGATAGAGGAGAGCGATGGAGGCTTTAGGGTGGTGTACGAGGAGGCTATACCGAGGATGCTTGTTGTCAAGAACCCTGGCATAATAGTTGAGAGGCTTAGTATGCTTGTCCGGGAGAATAATGTCTCCTCGATAGCCGTGTCCAGCGGCTACGGGGTGCCGCTGAAGAGGGCCCAGGAGACGGGCAGGGAGGAGATAAGGGCCGCCACTTTCATCCACCGCGGGGACGAGGAGAGGGGGCTCCGGATACTCGGGCTCCGGAGGGCCATGGAGTTGCTGGCTGAGAGCGATCTACCCGTCTGGTTCACCCCGGGCGTGGTGCAGCTCCCCACGGTGCCCGAGTGGAGGAAGCTAAACAAGATAGACATGGGGACCAGCGACAAGGTATACTCGGCCGCGGCCGCGCTCAGGGAGGAGGTCGAGGACCGGGGCACCCCGGTCGAGGAGGCGGACATAATAGTGCTGGAGGTGGGCTACGCCTACACCGCGGCCCTGGCCCTGGAGTCGGGGAGGATCGTGGACGGTATAGGCGGCACGGCCGGGTTTACAGGCTATATGGGGGCCGGGGCCTGGGACTCGGAGGTAGCCTACCTGGCGGCTTTCATCGAGCCCGGGTTTAGCAAGGAGAGGCTCTTCGAGGGCGGCGCCGCTGCGCTGCTGGGCGGCGGGTGGCCCCCTCCCCCGCCCGAGGAGGTGGCTGAGAGGGCCGCCAGGGGGGATGAGAGGGCCCGGCTCGTGATCGAGGCGCTGGCGGAGGCCGCCGCTAAGGACGTGCTCGCCCTCCTCGCGTCCGTCAGGCCCCGCAGGGTCTATGTTACGGGGCGCTGGTGGAGGGTGGAGGCCTTCCGCCGCGCCCTGGGGGAGAAGCTCGCCCCTCTGCTTTCCAGGCTCGGGGCGGAGGCCACCGGGCTGGGCTACAGGGGCACAGCTAAGGAGGCCGCCCTGGGCGCCGCGTTGATAGCCAACGGGCTTGCCGGCGGCAGGTACGAGTGGATCGTGGAGACGCTCCGGCTCCGGGAGAGCAGGGGGACAGTGTTTGATCACATAGTGGTCGGCGGGCTGAGTGAGAGGGCGCGCCGCTACTACGGGCTACAGCGGTAG
- a CDS encoding orotidine 5'-phosphate decarboxylase / HUMPS family protein — translation MYKPDVVSRLESEAPVLQVALDYTDLGDALGLAARLRGSLEGLWLAEAGTPLIKSEGLRSITLLSRVVSPNPVVADMKTADTGALEAGLAARAGASVTTVLACSLDETIAEAAREAHRYGAALAADLIAVRNPVERAEQLASLGVDIVEVHVGIDAQRALGMTAADLREAVRRIAERFPGLVAVAGGLNEKTAPAMVEAGASIIVVGGAITRSSDPAASARRIIEAVRRASRG, via the coding sequence GTGTACAAGCCAGATGTAGTCTCCAGGCTTGAGAGCGAAGCCCCCGTCCTACAGGTGGCCCTCGACTACACCGACCTGGGCGACGCCCTCGGGCTCGCAGCGAGGCTGCGGGGGAGCCTGGAAGGCCTCTGGCTCGCCGAGGCCGGGACCCCCCTGATAAAGAGCGAGGGCTTGAGGAGCATCACACTCCTCTCCAGAGTGGTCTCCCCTAACCCCGTCGTGGCGGACATGAAGACCGCTGACACCGGCGCCCTCGAGGCCGGGCTAGCCGCCCGCGCCGGCGCATCAGTGACAACCGTGCTGGCCTGCAGCCTCGACGAGACCATAGCTGAGGCCGCCCGGGAGGCGCACCGTTACGGGGCAGCCCTGGCGGCCGACCTGATAGCGGTGCGGAACCCTGTTGAGAGGGCGGAGCAGCTGGCCAGCCTCGGCGTGGACATAGTAGAGGTTCATGTCGGTATAGACGCGCAGAGGGCGCTCGGCATGACCGCTGCCGACCTGAGGGAGGCGGTGAGGAGGATAGCCGAAAGGTTCCCCGGCCTGGTGGCAGTGGCCGGGGGGCTCAACGAGAAGACAGCGCCGGCCATGGTCGAGGCCGGGGCCTCGATAATAGTGGTGGGGGGCGCTATAACCAGGAGCAGCGACCCGGCGGCCTCCGCCAGGAGGATAATAGAGGCTGTTAGGAGGGCCTCGAGGGGCTAG
- a CDS encoding molybdopterin molybdotransferase MoeA, translating into MSSKRVPRYLEKLTPAPEAVRIVASRVKPVSETCELPVWEAVGRVLAEDVRAPHDFPPRPRAAYDGYAIRSSDTPGRLRVIGEATIGKIDVKYRVEPGTAVYVSTGAYLPEGADTVIPEEAVKREGDYIVVDKQFPPGKNYDPVGAYARRGQLLLPRGYVLTMLDVAGLLDVAVTRVKVYRPVTVGIIATGTELFEPSDPAEAEERILRGEVAETTAKLVEWAIEKYTPWALVAERVLLPDNVDTIAWYLTRQMRGLDLVILTGGTGPSDVDPFYQLAEKLGGEVLFRGLFVKGGRPTSAMLLPDGPLVIALSGHPVSALHGFIRLVYHVLKHMGSVRRAAEPPLQAVAELVGDIRAKRPQQVKVRLYRENGMLYAEPLPLERQQSSVIVSNVEADGIAVVENRQYSRGERVPVMVYREPEERGSGGSPG; encoded by the coding sequence TTGTCCTCGAAGCGTGTGCCCCGCTACCTGGAGAAGCTCACCCCGGCCCCCGAGGCCGTGAGGATAGTGGCCTCCCGGGTCAAGCCGGTTAGCGAGACCTGCGAGCTACCCGTCTGGGAGGCGGTTGGCCGGGTCCTCGCCGAGGACGTTAGGGCGCCCCATGACTTCCCCCCGCGGCCTCGCGCGGCCTATGATGGCTACGCGATACGCTCCTCCGACACGCCGGGCAGGCTCCGCGTGATAGGGGAGGCCACCATAGGCAAGATAGACGTCAAGTACAGGGTGGAGCCGGGCACCGCGGTCTACGTCTCCACAGGAGCCTACCTGCCCGAGGGCGCGGACACCGTGATACCCGAGGAGGCCGTGAAGAGGGAGGGCGACTACATTGTTGTAGACAAGCAGTTCCCCCCGGGCAAGAACTACGACCCGGTCGGCGCCTATGCGAGGAGGGGCCAGCTCCTCCTCCCCCGCGGCTACGTGCTAACAATGCTCGACGTGGCCGGGCTCCTCGACGTCGCAGTAACCAGGGTCAAGGTGTACCGGCCGGTGACTGTGGGTATCATAGCCACTGGGACCGAGCTCTTCGAGCCCAGCGACCCCGCGGAGGCGGAGGAGAGGATCCTCCGCGGAGAGGTTGCGGAGACGACCGCGAAGCTTGTAGAGTGGGCCATAGAGAAGTATACGCCCTGGGCGCTGGTGGCGGAGAGGGTCCTCCTCCCCGACAACGTGGACACGATAGCCTGGTACCTGACCCGGCAGATGAGGGGCCTCGACCTCGTCATACTGACCGGCGGCACCGGGCCCAGCGACGTGGATCCCTTCTACCAGCTGGCGGAGAAGCTGGGCGGGGAGGTGCTGTTCCGAGGCCTCTTCGTCAAGGGCGGCCGCCCCACCTCGGCGATGCTGCTCCCCGACGGGCCCTTGGTGATAGCGCTCTCGGGCCACCCCGTATCAGCGCTCCACGGCTTCATAAGGCTCGTCTACCACGTGCTCAAGCACATGGGGAGCGTTAGGAGGGCCGCCGAGCCGCCGCTCCAGGCCGTGGCGGAGCTCGTCGGCGACATACGGGCGAAGAGGCCCCAGCAGGTGAAGGTGAGGCTCTACAGGGAGAACGGGATGCTCTACGCGGAGCCCCTGCCGCTGGAGAGGCAGCAGAGCTCGGTCATAGTAAGCAACGTGGAGGCCGACGGGATAGCAGTGGTGGAGAACAGGCAGTACAGCCGGGGCGAGAGGGTGCCGGTGATGGTGTACCGGGAGCCTGAGGAGAGGGGCAGCGGGGGGAGCCCCGGCTAG
- a CDS encoding Clp1/GlmU family protein: MPGCFDVARGSGLWVSGPARVAVERGSVYASGYTLEADGEALVRGTRGFTFYAIEDSRLCVHAGAGATARLVREGFETVEAWNRLVEELASRGFRRLVVAGPPDSGKSTLTAWLRNRLELCVVEADVGQNELGLPGMVAYAPWSGRALVLQDLEPAGAFFVGHVSAEKAGPLLVSAAARAARACSGGLVADTDGFIQGRGAFQKAAVAEAVGAEAAVVLGSGPGAEQLSRLLAGRGLEVFRAPSPGLLRERSRVDRRSFRQRLYAALFARGRSLVLDTRLVGNLCPYQEAAGQIVYTCGSLAVVESQRRAGPGAWVRPGWARGLLAGLSLRSGVDEPALVEQLSPQRGRLVVRVPEASRALREEVLGVTLGWVRLGEGFREEEHLEPGFYPEATAKTRRR; the protein is encoded by the coding sequence TTGCCCGGCTGCTTCGATGTCGCGAGGGGCTCTGGGCTCTGGGTGTCGGGGCCGGCGAGGGTTGCTGTGGAGAGGGGGAGCGTGTACGCCAGCGGCTACACGCTGGAGGCTGACGGGGAGGCGCTGGTGAGGGGCACCCGCGGGTTCACGTTCTACGCTATCGAGGACTCTAGGCTCTGCGTCCACGCGGGGGCCGGGGCCACAGCAAGGCTGGTGAGAGAGGGCTTCGAGACTGTGGAGGCCTGGAACAGGCTCGTGGAGGAGCTGGCCTCCCGGGGGTTCCGGCGCCTCGTGGTGGCGGGGCCGCCGGACTCGGGGAAGTCGACGCTGACGGCCTGGCTGAGGAACCGGCTGGAGCTGTGCGTCGTGGAGGCTGATGTGGGGCAGAACGAGCTGGGGCTCCCCGGCATGGTGGCGTACGCGCCTTGGAGCGGGCGGGCGCTGGTGCTGCAGGACCTGGAGCCCGCGGGGGCCTTCTTCGTGGGCCACGTCTCCGCCGAGAAGGCGGGGCCTCTCCTGGTCTCCGCCGCCGCGCGGGCCGCCAGGGCGTGCAGCGGCGGCCTCGTCGCCGACACCGACGGGTTCATCCAGGGCAGGGGCGCGTTCCAGAAGGCCGCTGTAGCCGAGGCCGTGGGGGCCGAGGCGGCCGTGGTGCTGGGCTCGGGGCCGGGGGCCGAGCAGCTATCCAGGCTCCTGGCGGGCCGGGGCCTCGAGGTGTTCCGGGCGCCGAGCCCCGGGCTGCTCCGGGAGAGGAGCAGGGTAGACCGGAGGAGCTTCCGCCAGAGACTCTACGCGGCGCTCTTCGCCAGGGGGAGGAGCCTTGTCCTCGATACGCGTCTAGTGGGCAACCTCTGCCCATACCAGGAGGCGGCGGGCCAGATTGTCTACACCTGCGGCTCCCTGGCGGTGGTGGAGTCCCAGAGGAGGGCCGGCCCCGGGGCCTGGGTGAGGCCTGGCTGGGCACGGGGGCTTCTGGCGGGCCTCAGCCTCCGGAGCGGCGTGGATGAGCCCGCCCTGGTGGAGCAGCTGAGCCCCCAGCGGGGCAGGCTAGTGGTCCGGGTCCCCGAGGCATCGCGGGCCCTGAGGGAGGAGGTGCTGGGGGTGACGCTGGGCTGGGTGAGGCTGGGCGAGGGGTTTAGGGAGGAGGAGCATCTCGAGCCTGGATTCTACCCGGAGGCTACGGCTAAAACACGTAGGCGGTAG
- a CDS encoding ubiquitin-like small modifier protein 1: protein MPRVLVRFFALYQEAAGAREVELEIPEDYTILELARMLEEKFPKLRGQLVEGDRISEEARVLVNGRNIEWLDKEKTRLRDGDIVAFFPPVAGG from the coding sequence ATGCCACGCGTGCTTGTGAGGTTCTTCGCCTTATACCAGGAGGCTGCTGGCGCCCGCGAGGTGGAGCTGGAGATCCCCGAGGACTACACTATACTAGAGCTGGCCAGGATGCTCGAAGAGAAGTTCCCAAAGCTACGGGGCCAGCTGGTGGAAGGCGACAGGATATCCGAGGAGGCCAGGGTGCTAGTGAACGGTAGGAACATAGAGTGGCTCGACAAGGAGAAGACGAGGCTCCGCGACGGGGACATAGTAGCCTTCTTCCCCCCGGTGGCAGGCGGCTAG
- a CDS encoding metallophosphoesterase family protein has translation MRVLVVSDIHANLEALRSVVEGVKGWDEVVVLGNLVDYGPWPGETIDYIRSLGARAVRGNHDHAVAYGVDCRCGEDTHWLSTWFRENITMRLLSRNDKAWLAQLPEQLRLDLDGLEARAVHGAPAAPSTATSIPGLAARRYAPCSGAAPGWRPGLRAAAPRASTWSATHMYSSASPWTRLG, from the coding sequence ATGCGCGTCCTAGTGGTCAGTGATATCCACGCCAACCTCGAGGCCTTGAGAAGCGTCGTGGAGGGTGTCAAGGGCTGGGACGAGGTAGTAGTCCTAGGGAACCTTGTCGACTACGGCCCCTGGCCCGGCGAGACCATTGACTACATCCGCTCCCTCGGGGCAAGAGCTGTGAGGGGCAACCACGACCACGCGGTAGCCTACGGCGTCGACTGCCGCTGCGGCGAGGACACGCACTGGCTCAGCACATGGTTCCGCGAGAACATAACCATGAGGCTGCTATCCAGGAACGACAAGGCCTGGCTCGCCCAGCTCCCCGAGCAGCTACGCCTCGACCTGGACGGGCTCGAGGCCAGGGCGGTCCACGGGGCCCCAGCAGCCCCCTCTACGGCTACCTCTATCCCTGGCTTGGCCGCGAGAAGATATGCGCCATGCTCCGGCGCAGCGCCAGGCTGGCGGCCAGGCCTCCGGGCAGCTGCCCCAAGGGCCTCTACCTGGTCGGCCACACACATGTACAGTTCAGCATCACCGTGGACGCGGCTAGGATAG
- a CDS encoding 2-oxoacid:acceptor oxidoreductase family protein: MPLRDVKVLAGGPQGSGIETVGQVLSAALAYNGYGILVNREYYSNIKGRHSYITLRASAQELPKSLTYPVELVGAMDAETVFMHYNDLGEKGFLVYNVRDEDVRLDKIVSMEDCTRHRIGAENFIGFIVYCCV; encoded by the coding sequence ATGCCCCTGCGGGATGTAAAAGTGCTGGCCGGCGGCCCCCAGGGCTCTGGCATCGAGACGGTAGGCCAAGTGCTCAGCGCCGCCCTCGCATACAACGGTTACGGGATACTCGTAAACCGCGAGTACTATTCCAACATAAAGGGGAGGCACAGCTATATCACCCTCCGTGCCTCCGCCCAGGAGCTCCCCAAGAGCTTGACATACCCGGTCGAGCTCGTGGGCGCTATGGATGCTGAAACAGTGTTCATGCACTACAACGATCTTGGTGAGAAGGGGTTCCTCGTATACAATGTTAGAGATGAGGATGTGCGTCTAGACAAGATTGTGAGCATGGAGGATTGCACCCGCCACCGTATCGGGGCAGAAAACTTTATAGGTTTCATTGTGTATTGTTGTGTGTAG
- a CDS encoding ATP:cob(I)alamin adenosyltransferase — protein MKLYTRTGDRGYTFCSLLGRRVRKSHPCVEFVGALDEAEATLGLAESLLRYTGARGVEGLADTLRWMQELLFRAGFTLAGRDCLEGRDVEEVEALIDKLSSGLEPVFTLNGGHPAAAAASLARTMIRRAERALWRCLEERGETEEARLVARLLNRLGDLAYAVQHAINRALGGEARRVECRAGR, from the coding sequence GTGAAGCTCTACACCAGGACCGGCGATAGGGGCTACACGTTCTGCTCGCTGCTGGGCAGGAGGGTTAGGAAGAGCCATCCATGTGTAGAGTTCGTGGGCGCTCTCGACGAGGCCGAGGCCACCCTGGGGCTTGCCGAGAGCCTCCTCCGCTACACGGGGGCCCGGGGGGTGGAGGGGCTAGCCGACACGCTACGGTGGATGCAGGAGCTGCTCTTCCGCGCCGGCTTCACCCTCGCTGGCAGGGACTGCCTGGAGGGGAGGGACGTGGAGGAGGTCGAGGCGCTGATAGACAAGCTGAGCAGCGGCCTGGAGCCCGTCTTCACCCTCAACGGGGGCCACCCCGCCGCCGCTGCAGCCTCACTGGCACGTACCATGATAAGGAGGGCTGAGCGGGCTCTATGGCGGTGCCTGGAGGAGAGAGGGGAGACGGAGGAGGCGAGGCTGGTTGCAAGACTCCTTAACAGGCTGGGCGACCTAGCCTACGCGGTGCAGCACGCGATAAACCGAGCGCTCGGCGGGGAGGCGAGACGGGTAGAGTGCAGGGCCGGCCGGTGA